In Paroedura picta isolate Pp20150507F chromosome 1, Ppicta_v3.0, whole genome shotgun sequence, the following are encoded in one genomic region:
- the RAB3GAP2 gene encoding rab3 GTPase-activating protein non-catalytic subunit yields the protein MVCTLVPFCSFQDLESARDFLCSHLRQGGASATGGVRESSGGKAANWEDDDWGAWGEGGEVQEPEEEEEESASKTQANSWLQDCVVSLSPTNDLMVIAREQKAVFFVPKWRHSEKGKEEMQYAVGWSGTLNVEEGECVSSALCIPLASQKRSSTGRPDWTCIVVGFTSGYVRFYTENGVLLLAQLLNEDPVLQLKCRTYEIPRHPGVTEQNEEMSILYPSAIVTIDGFSLFQSLRACRNQVARAAASGNENVQPPPLAYKKWGLQDVDTIVDHVSVGIMTLSPFDQMKTASNIGGFNAAIKNSPPAMSQYITVGSNPFTGFFYALEGSSQPLLSHVALAVASKLTSALFNAASGWLGWKHKQEEESIQKQKPKVEPATPLAVRFGIPDSRRHGERICLSPCNSLAAVTDDFGRVLLLDVTRGLAIRMWKGYRDAQVGWIQTVEDLHEREAVGGSQGPSRVAQFLVIYAPRRGILEVWSTQQGPRVGAFNVGKHCRLLYPGYKIMGLNNVTSQGWQPQTYQICLVDPVSGTVKTVHVPFHLALSDKKSERAKDMHLVKKLAALLKAKTLNLDVVEAEVKELILDIKYPATKKQALESILANERLPLSSLTTIAQTLMDTLRNQEGECVDEGLLRFCTSKLKLLQLHESVSKIHSLAVQPDVVPSENDLAKLLRLDEKEFARLQMLLENYKLQDTQHSVHFAEDKAEVLPVQTFLEHLECEEDMIEVKKLEERDYVALGRFFFWKCLHGESSTEEMCNILVSAGFSPQRLLSLLLSVWLSKEKDILHRTRSICCLHAALSLLSKMTVAIDESWDSQSVSPWWQQMRTACIQSVNNGAALLSAHVGHSVTAQITDSIAEKKFSQIAVGGDTDPWEALSLDTEYWKLLLKQLEDCLILQTLLHSKVDKKRSPASSVQTEPLGRLSVKKVLEGGKGGIADSVAKWVFKQDLSPPLLRLGWKKEESEDEPPETGSILLAEGKEYQTGLETILELLLLAYQQFPCSLELGVLHAHCCWEYVVQWNKYPEEAHFLTRSIDHLRCIDNAHVQHGIALMMWNTFIVKRLSAATFLMDKVGKAPKDRLCRRDVGMSDAAVTSFLACCSDLLQTLMEADVRSDEMPLPVLDTEDAWATVEGQISLVELALEQKHIHYPLVEHQSVLCTVLYGIMKFSLKSVKPFSLFDSKGKNAFFKDLTSIQLLPSGDVDPALLSSRHQFLTKLLTAVVQAQSSSLKNKGSPEVPNINLVKDRDWPSLTVDLAQHLQVNEDVVRRHYVCELYNYGLDHLGEEAILQVHDKEVLASQLLVLTGQRLAYALLHTQTKEGMELLARLPPTLCTWLKAMDPHDLQNVEVPITTTAKLVDKVIEHLPENHGQYSVALNLIEAVEAMS from the exons ATGGTCTGCACCCTCGTGCCTTTCTGCAGCTTCCAGGACCTGGAGTCGGCGCGGGACTTCCTGTGTTCGCATCTCCGGCAGGGCGGCGCTAGTGCAACCGGGGGCGTTAGGGAAAGCAGCGGCG GTAAGGCTGCAAACTGGGAAGATGACGATTGGGGAGCgtggggtgaaggaggagaagtgCAAGAACCT gaggaagaggaagaagaatctgCTTCCAAGACACAGGCAAATTCCTGGCTTCAGGACTGTGTTGTATCCTTGTCGCCAACAAATGATCTCATGGTAATAGCTCGGGAGCAGAAAGCTGTGTTTTTTGTGC CAAAATGGAGGCACAgtgaaaaagggaaagaagaaatgcagTATGCTGTTGGCTGGAGCGGCACTTTAAATGTCGAAGAAGG cGAATGTGTAAGCAGTGCATTGTGCATCCCACTGGCAAGTCAAAAGAG GAGTTCCACAGGCCGACCTGACTGGACCTGTATTGTCGTAGGCTTCACCTCTGGATATGTTCGCTTCTACACAGAG AATGGGGTGCTGCTTCTGGCACAGCTTTTGAATGAAGATCCTGTCCTGCAGCTGAAATGCAGAACTTATGAGATTCCACGGCATCCTGGAGTTACAGAACAG aatgAGGAAATGAGTATCTTGTATCCTTCTGCAATTGTGACTATTGATGGTTTCAGCCTATTTCAGTCCCTTCGTGCTTGTCGAAATCAGGTAGCAAGAG CTGCAGCTTCAGGCAACGAGAATGTTCAGCCACCTCCATTAGCGTACAAGAAATGGGGCCTGCAGGATGTGGATACCATAGTCGATCATGTTAGTGTTG GTATCATGACTCTGTCACCTTTTGATCAAATGAAGACTGCTTCCAACATTGGTGGATTTAATGCAGCTATAAAGAATAGCCCTCCTGCCATGTCTCAGTACATCACAGTAGGGTCAAATCCCTTCACTGGTTTCTTTTATGCCCTTGAG GGTAGTTCACAGCCACTCCTGTCTCATGTTGCTTTAGCTGTTGCCAGCAAGCTGACATCTGCATTATTTAATGCTGCCAG TGGTTGGCTTGGCTGGAAGCACAAGCAGGAAGAAGAGTCAATACAGAAGCAAAAACCCAAAGTAGAGCCTGCAACTCCTTTAGCTGTAAG GTTTGGAATTCCAGATTCCCGTCGTCATGGCGAGAGGATATGCCTTTCTCCCTGTAACTCTTTGGCAGCAGTAACTGATGATTTTGGAAGGGTTCTTCTGTTAGATGTTACAAGAGGACTTGCTATCCGCATGTGGAAGG GTTACCGTGATGCACAGGTTGGGTGGATTCAGACTGTGGAAGATCTTCATGAAAGGGAAGCTGTTGGCGGTTCTCAGGGGCCAAGCAGAGTGGCTCAATTTCTTGTGATTTATGCTCCCAGAAGAGGAATTCTGGAGGTGTGGAGCACACAACAGGGCCCAAGGGTTGGCGCCTTCAATGTAGGGAAACACTGCAG GTTGCTGTATCCTGGCTATAAAATAATGGGCCTGAACAATGTAACAAGTCAGGGCTGGCAGCCTCAGACTTACCAAATCTGCCTCGTTGATCCAGTGTCAGGAACAGTAAAAACTGTTCATGTCCCTTTCCATTTAGCCCTGAG TGATAAGAAAAGTGAACGGGCAAAAGATATGCATCTAGTGAAGAAGTTAGCTGCTTTGCTGAAAGCTAAAACATTAAATCTTG ATGTGGTTGAAGCCGAAGTGAAGGAATTAATTCTTGATATTAAATATCCTGCTACTAAAAAACAG GCTTTGGAAAGCATCCTGGCAAATGAGCGTTTGCCTCTCTCTTCTCTAACAACCATTGCACAAACATTAATGGATACCTTAAGAAATCAGG AGGGAGAGTGCGTGGATGAAGGGCTGCTACGGTTCTGCACAAGCAAACTGAAGCTGCTGCAACTTCATGAGTCAGTCAGCAAGATCCACAGCCTGGCCGTGCAGCCGGATGTGGTGCCGTCTGAGAAC GACTTGGCTAAACTACTCAGATTAGACGAAAAAGAGTTTGCTAGGCTGCAGATGCTCCTGGAGAATTACAAGCTGCAGGACACCCAACATTCTGTTCATTTTGCGGAAGATAAAGCTGAAGTGTTGCCTGTGCAAACTTTCTTAGAGCATTTGGAGTGTGAAGAGGACATGATTGAGGTGAAGAAGCTAGAAGAAAGAGACTATGTAGCTTTAG GACGCTTTTTTTTCTGGAAATGTTTACATGGTGAGAGTTCAACAGAAGAAATGTGCAATATCCTGGTGTCGGCAGGATTTAGTCCCCAACGGTTACTG tcCCTGCTTCTCAGTGTGTGGCTTTCCAAGGAAAAAGACATTCTTCATAGGACACGGTCCATTTGCTGCCTTCATGCCGCGTTGTCCCTTCTGAGCAAAATGACTG TTGCTATTGATGAGTCGTGGGATTCCCAGTCCGTCTCCCCCTGGTGGCAGCAAATGCGCACAGCCTGCATTCAGTCGGTGAATAACGGAGCTGCCTTATTATCAGCCCATGTTGGGCATTCTGTAACAGCACAGATAACTGATAGCATAGCAGAGAAAAAG TTTTCCCAGATAGCTGTAGGTGGTGACACAGACCCTTGGGAAGCGCTCTCCCTTGATACGGAGTACTGGAAGCTTCTGCTGAAACAGTTAGAGGACTGCCTAATACTTCAGACCCTCCTGCATAGCAAAGTGGACAAGAAAAGAAGCCCGGCATCCTCTGTGCAGACTGAGCCACTTGGCCGACTCTCTGTAAAGAAAGTGCTTGAAGGAGGAAAAG gaGGCATTGCAGACAGCGTAGCAAAATGGGTGTTCAAGCAAGATCTCAGTCCACCATTGCTCCGATTGGgatggaaaaaagaagaaagtgaagatGAACCTCCAGAGACTGGCAGTATCCTCCTAGCTGAGGGCAAGGAATACCAGACTGGACTTGAGACCATACTAG AGTTGCTGCTTTTGGCATATCAACAgtttccttgcagcctggagcTGGGTGTACTCCATGCGCATTGCTGTTGGGAGTATGTTGTGCAGTGGAACAAATACCCGGAG GAAGCACACTTTCTCACCAGGTCAATAGATCATCTCAGATGCATTGACAATGCTCATGTTCAGCATG GAATTGCTCTAATGATGTGGAACACATTCATAGTGAAAAGGCTCTCTGCTGCTACCTTCCTAATGGACAAG GTTGGGAAAGCACCAAAGGACAGACTGTGCAGAAgg GATGTAGGGATGAGTGACGCTGCAGTGACGTCTTTCCTTGCCTGTTGCTCCGATCTTCTTCAGACACTTATGGAG GCTGATGTACGGAGTGATGAAATGCCGCTTCCTGTACTGGACACAGAAGATGCTTGGGCGACTGTTGAAGGCCAGATCTCATTGGTGGAATTAGCCTTGGAGCAGAAACACATCCATTACCCTCTGGTGGAGCACCAGTCTGTGCTCTGCACTGTCCTGTATGGGATCATGAAGTTTTCCCTCAAGAGCGTGAAGCCCTTCTCTCTTTTTGATAGTAAG GGCAAAAATGCCTTTTTCAAAGACCTGACATCAATTCAGTTGCTGCCTAGTGGAGATGTGGATCCAGCTCTGTTATCCTCACGCCATCAA TTCTTAACCAAATTGTTGACTGCGGTGGTGCAAGCCCAGTCCTCGTCCCTGAAAAACAAAGGGAGCCCAGAAGTACCAAACATCAACTTGGTGAAAGATAGAGATTGGCCAAGTCTAACTGTGGATTTGGCTCAGCACCTTCAGGTCAACGAGGATGTGGTTAGGCGGCACTATGTGTGCGAGCTTTATAACTATGGCCTGGATCATCTTGGAGAAGAG GCTATCCTTCAAGTACATGACAAAGAAGTCCTTGCGTCTCAGCTGCTGGTGCTGACAGGTCAGAGGCTGGCCTACGCCTTACTCCATACCCAGACTAAGGAAGGCATGGAGCTGCTTGCAAGGCTGCCTCCAACACTCTGCACTTGGCTGAAAGCTATG GACCCCCATGATCTTCAGAATGTAGAAGTGCCAATTACCACAACTGCAAAGCTTGTTGACAAAGTGATAGAGCATTTACCTGAAAACCACGGCCAATACAGCGTTGCCTTGAATCTAATTGAGGCAGTGGAAGCTATGT